A stretch of DNA from Natrinema halophilum:
CACAGGCTGGGAAGCCGGCGTCCACGGCCAGGAGTCGGCCGCCGAGTTCAACGATCTCTGTACCGGCTGTTCGCGCTGCGTCGACGCCTGTCCCGTGAAGATAGACATCCCGTGGATCAACACCGTCGTCAGGGATCGGATCAACGCGAGCGGCGACTATGCGGCCTCCGACTTCCTCGTCGACGGCCTCACGCCCGATCTCGAGCCAGGCGGTATCGATCGCGGGAAGCGCTTTTTCGGCAACATCGGAACGGTCGCGAAAGCCGCCAGTGCGACGGCTCCCGTTTCCAACTGGCTCGCGAACGCAGAGCCAGTCCGCGCGTTGCTCGAGCGGATGCTGGGGATCGATCGACGGCGCGACCTCCCGTCGTTCCGGCGAACGTCGCTCGTCGACTGGTTCCGGAGCCGGGGCGGTTCGGACGCCTCGAGGCGACGCGCGAAGCGAGCCGCAATCAGGAGCGAAGCCGCAATCGACCGCGAGGTCGTACTCTATCCCGATGTGTACACGAACTACGTCGATACCAATCGCGGACGGGCAGCCGTTCGAACGCTGGAAGCGCTTGGCGTTCCAGTCCGTGTCCCCGATCTGCCCGAAAGCGGCCGCGCGGCGCTCTCCCAGGGGATGATCTCGACCGCAGATCGTCAGGCCAGCCGCCTCCATGCGGCGCTGGTCGAGGAGATCGATGCTGGGCGGGATGTGGTCGTCATCGAACCCTCCGATCTGGCCGCCATTCACCGCGAATACGAGCGGCTGCTGCCCGAGGAGTCGTTCGAGCGCCTCCGGACGAACAGCTACGAGATCTGCGAGTACGTCTACGGGCTCCTCGAGAACGGTGCCGATCCGGACATCCTGTCGACCGGCGACGGCGAGGAGCAGGTCGCCTACCACTCCCACTGCCAGCAGCGCACGCTCGACCTCGAGGCCCCGACGGTCGCCGTCCTCGAGCGGTGTGGGTACGCGACCGAAACGTCGGCGGCGGAGTGCTGTGGCATGGCCGGCTCGTTCGGCTACAAGCGGGAGTACTACGAACTGAGCATCGACGTCGGCGAGCGACTCGCGAGCCAGGTCGAAGACGCACCAACGGTCGTCGCTTCCGGGACCTCCTGCGGCGATCAGCTCGAGACCTTGCTCGAGCGTGACGTTTCGCACCCAGTCGAGCTACTCGCGCCGACAGATACCTGACGTCGCCGACGCTACTCGTTGCCGGTAGTGAGCGCCGGCGTTTTCCCTGATTGAGAATCCTTCGGCGGAGAACTCGCGTTCGAGACCCAGGACCCTCCTGGCAACGTCGTCTACTTCTATCTTCCACCGAAGGAGCCTCCGGATGCCGGTAGCTCTAGAAGTCAGTGACGGTCAATACACGTCCCGTTCGCGAATTCGTGGGCAGCGAATCCTCACCTGACACAGCAGTGTGAACGGTGTGGACATCGTTTCAACGCTACGATAGCGGCGACAGCCGGGCAAGAGAGCGAAACCGGATTGCCGCTGGGGTCAGGCACCGTCCCAGTTCCTCGCCCTGCGTCGGACGAGTTCAGTACCGGCAGCACGTCGTATCCGCGGGTGAATCGATCGTGGCAGCCAGGTTGAAGCCGGTATCGTTACGTCGTTCGCATCGGTACGTGAGTATCGCGCAAAAAATGACGTCACCCGCCATTCGCGATCACCTGCGGCCGACCGACGCCGACTGTCAAGACGGAATCTATCGAGTCGTCGGAACGAGCCAACGTGCCGTTACGTTGCTCCGAGTCGGGGACGCCGACGGACGGCGAATCAACACTGGTGACCTCGTAACGATCGGTATGGACGACCTCGACGGATTTGAGCCAGCCGAGAATCCGGACGGGAACCGTCCGCTCGGGACCGCCCTCGCAGTGAAT
This window harbors:
- a CDS encoding LUD domain-containing protein; amino-acid sequence: MAQRSRSEEADRIRHLLETEGEAVHAQASVSNARRYRTYGETDDLESLRTEARSIKEGAIDRLPDLIDTVREAVEANGGTVYVADDAADANAYVSDVVDTQISEYGVAGDDETPSVVKSKSMTTEEIDLNDALEANNIDVTETDLGEWVLQVADDTPSHIVGPAMHLSRAEIAELFNDQFDPDEPFETAEELTRFARGHLGERIREADVGITGANFVVADSGTITLVTNEGNARKCAVTPDTHVAIAGVEKLIPTLADLEPFVDLIAKSATGQPISQYVTMLSPPTDSPTLDFDAPAASITDGGGSTDEPAGDDGREGGRDFHLVLLDNGRLDMREDDQLRETLYCIRCGACSNSCANFHAVGGHGFGGETYSGGIATGWEAGVHGQESAAEFNDLCTGCSRCVDACPVKIDIPWINTVVRDRINASGDYAASDFLVDGLTPDLEPGGIDRGKRFFGNIGTVAKAASATAPVSNWLANAEPVRALLERMLGIDRRRDLPSFRRTSLVDWFRSRGGSDASRRRAKRAAIRSEAAIDREVVLYPDVYTNYVDTNRGRAAVRTLEALGVPVRVPDLPESGRAALSQGMISTADRQASRLHAALVEEIDAGRDVVVIEPSDLAAIHREYERLLPEESFERLRTNSYEICEYVYGLLENGADPDILSTGDGEEQVAYHSHCQQRTLDLEAPTVAVLERCGYATETSAAECCGMAGSFGYKREYYELSIDVGERLASQVEDAPTVVASGTSCGDQLETLLERDVSHPVELLAPTDT